The genomic region CTCTTGCTTCAAAAGAAAGTGCTTTCAGGGAGTGGTAATCAAGGGTGTCTTTCAGGTAGATTTCATCGACCTTCGACAGATGGGCTGCCATTTCCTGTTCCTTGCTGATGTATCCCTCATATTTGATCGTGATCTCCGCCTCTTCGAAAGCTTCGCGGTCGTTCATGCCCGCCTTATTTCCCAGCTGACGGAGTGTGTCCAGGTGAACGAACAGTCCGTCCAGGGTTACCTGGGGCCGAAGCAGCAGGGTGGCCACTTTTACACTTTGCTCCAGGGGAGCGGTGTTCATTTGCTCCAGGTAGGGATTGATCTCCCCGGGTGTAACACTCTGGGTATGAAGAAACCGGATCATTTTCCAGATGTGCTCTTTTTTCCTGATCAGCCGGTTCATCCGGGCGTCATCGGCCAAGCCTATGCCGTGAGCCTTGGGGGTCAGCCGGAGGTCGGCATTATCCTGCCGTAATAAAATGCGGTATTCTGCCCTCGAGGTGAACATCCGGTAAGGCTCGTCAACACCCTTTGTTATCAGATCGTCGATGAGCACTCCGATGTAGGCCTCGGAACGCTTGAGAACAAATTCGGGCTGATCGTGGATCTTCATATGGGCGTTTATCCCTGCGATGATCCCCTGCGCGGCAGCTTCTTCGTATCCTGTGGTTCCGTTGATCTGACCGGCAAAATAGAGATGATGGATCTTTTTGGTTTCCAGTGTGGCATACAACTGGACAGGAGGGAAATAATCGTATTCAATGGCATATCCCGGCCGGAAGATCCGGGCATTTTCAAAACCGGGAATCAGTTTCAACGCTTCAACCTGAACCTCTTCCGGCAGGGAAGACGAAAATCCGTTCAGGTACACCTCCACGGTATTCCATCCTTCCGGCTCAACAAACAACTGGTGCGACAGTTTATCGCTGAACCGTTCAATTTTATCTTCGATCGACGGGCAGTACCTGGGGCCAATGCCTTTGATCCGGCCCACAAAAAGCGGTGACCGGTCAAAGCCGGTTCTCAGCACGGCATGGACCTTTTCATTCGTGTAGGCAAGGTAACAACTGCGCTGTCGTTTCAGGCGGGGAGTATCGGTAAAGGAGAACTTTCCCGGGTTTTCATCACCTTTTTGTTCTTCCAGGTTTGAATAATTGATCGAGCGGCCATCGATTCGAACCGGGGTGCCGGTTTTCATCCTGCTGGATTCAAATCCGAGCTGAACCAGGCTTTCCGTCAGGCCTTTTGCAGCTTTCTCCCCGATGCGGCCTCCTTCAAAATGCTTTTCACCAATGTGGATCACGCCATTCAGAAAAGTTCCGTTGGTCA from Bacteroidales bacterium harbors:
- the mnmG gene encoding tRNA uridine-5-carboxymethylaminomethyl(34) synthesis enzyme MnmG — encoded protein: MFVPYDVIVVGAGHAGCEAAAAAARLGSRVLLVTMNMTTMAQMSCNPAMGGIAKGQIIREIDALGGLSGIVTDRTMIQFRMLNRSKGPAMWSPRAQNDRGLFSLEWRQAMETIPGLDFREDMVTGVLADGDRITGVVTRLGHILPAKAVILTNGTFLNGVIHIGEKHFEGGRIGEKAAKGLTESLVQLGFESSRMKTGTPVRIDGRSINYSNLEEQKGDENPGKFSFTDTPRLKRQRSCYLAYTNEKVHAVLRTGFDRSPLFVGRIKGIGPRYCPSIEDKIERFSDKLSHQLFVEPEGWNTVEVYLNGFSSSLPEEVQVEALKLIPGFENARIFRPGYAIEYDYFPPVQLYATLETKKIHHLYFAGQINGTTGYEEAAAQGIIAGINAHMKIHDQPEFVLKRSEAYIGVLIDDLITKGVDEPYRMFTSRAEYRILLRQDNADLRLTPKAHGIGLADDARMNRLIRKKEHIWKMIRFLHTQSVTPGEINPYLEQMNTAPLEQSVKVATLLLRPQVTLDGLFVHLDTLRQLGNKAGMNDREAFEEAEITIKYEGYISKEQEMAAHLSKVDEIYLKDTLDYHSLKALSFEAREKLNRIRPATIGQASRIPGVSPADISVLLVMLGR